Proteins encoded together in one Flavobacteriales bacterium window:
- a CDS encoding tyrosine recombinase XerD: MDWPRALTLFRTHLKLERSLSDRTVEAYLSDLAKLRSFAESHSPALAADALRLEDLQAFLMHTVKQGLGPRSQARLLSAVRAFHHALLVDRRIETDPTELLEAPRLGRHLPEFLSVTEIDAIIAAIDLSKPLAHRDRAIVETLYGCGLRVSELCGLRLSDIHDQERFIRVLGKGDKERLVPIASLTLDRIRDYREHERVHLPAVPRAGETLFLNARGGPISRVAVFNLVRTLAAKAGIAKVISPHTFRHSFATHLVEGGADLRAVQEMLGHASITTTEIYTHLDREYLRSNILQHHPRARGRSGG, encoded by the coding sequence GTGGACTGGCCCCGCGCGCTCACCCTGTTCCGCACCCACCTCAAGCTGGAACGCTCCCTGAGCGACCGCACGGTCGAGGCCTACCTCTCCGATCTGGCCAAGCTGCGCTCCTTCGCCGAATCCCATTCCCCGGCCCTGGCGGCGGATGCCCTGCGCTTGGAGGATCTTCAGGCCTTCCTCATGCACACCGTGAAGCAGGGCCTCGGACCGCGGAGCCAGGCCCGGCTCCTCAGTGCCGTCCGCGCCTTCCATCACGCCCTGCTCGTCGATCGGCGCATCGAGACGGACCCCACCGAACTGCTTGAGGCGCCTCGGCTCGGGCGCCATCTGCCGGAGTTCCTGAGCGTGACCGAGATCGACGCCATCATCGCGGCCATCGACCTGTCCAAACCCCTCGCCCATCGTGACCGGGCCATCGTGGAGACCTTGTACGGATGCGGCCTTCGCGTGAGCGAACTGTGCGGCCTTCGCCTCAGCGACATCCATGACCAGGAACGTTTCATCCGCGTGCTGGGCAAGGGCGACAAGGAGCGTCTGGTGCCCATCGCCTCGCTCACGCTGGATCGCATCAGGGACTACCGTGAGCATGAACGCGTGCATCTGCCCGCGGTGCCCCGTGCCGGTGAAACGCTCTTTCTGAACGCCCGCGGCGGGCCGATCTCCAGGGTGGCGGTGTTCAACCTGGTGCGCACGCTCGCCGCCAAGGCCGGCATCGCCAAGGTCATCAGCCCGCACACCTTCCGGCACAGCTTCGCCACGCATCTCGTGGAGGGCGGTGCCGACCTGCGTGCCGTCCAGGAGATGCTCGGCCACGCCAGCATCACCACCACCGAGATCTACACGCACCTGGACCGCGAATACCTGCGCAGCAACATCCTGCAGCATCATCCCCGGGCCCGGGGACGCTCGGGCGGTTGA
- the aroQ gene encoding type II 3-dehydroquinate dehydratase, protein MADILVVNGPNLGLLGRREPSIYGSTDLDGLIAGLRAAFPTHRIDHRQSELEGELIRWVHEADGVYAGVVLNAGGYSHTSVALRDAVAAVSVPVLEVHLSNLLAREPFRHTSLVGAVCAGSIMGLGAEGYRLAVDHLLRRVGTL, encoded by the coding sequence ATGGCGGACATCCTGGTGGTCAACGGCCCGAACCTCGGCCTGCTCGGGCGTCGCGAGCCCTCGATCTATGGCAGCACGGACCTGGATGGCCTGATCGCCGGGTTGCGAGCGGCGTTCCCCACGCACCGGATCGATCACCGTCAGAGCGAACTGGAGGGGGAGCTGATCCGCTGGGTGCATGAAGCGGACGGGGTGTACGCCGGTGTGGTGCTGAACGCCGGCGGGTACAGCCACACCTCGGTGGCGCTGCGCGATGCGGTGGCGGCGGTGTCCGTGCCCGTGTTGGAGGTGCATCTCTCCAACCTGCTCGCGCGAGAGCCCTTCCGCCACACATCCCTCGTGGGAGCGGTGTGCGCGGGCAGTATCATGGGTCTTGGGGCCGAAGGCTATCGCCTGGCCGTGGACCACTTGCTACGCCGCGTGGGCACCCTCTAG
- a CDS encoding glycosyltransferase family 2 protein codes for MRDTAIVILNWNGLTWLQRFLPGVVRAAEGAEVVVADNGSSDGSLDWLRSSMPAVRTIGLERNLGFAGGYNAALEQVRASYFVLLNSDVEVLPGWLSGMRAMLDADPRMAACQPKVLAHAHPERFEHAGAAGGYIDRNGYPFCRGRIFEITEPDHGQYNDDREVFWATGTCLMVRAQAFREAGGFDASLFAHMEEIDLCWRLRRRGWRIGYTARASVLHVGGGALGYGSPRKTYLNFRNSLIVLTKNLHTGWLPGRLLRRFLLDGAAGWKFLLEGHGAHSWQVARAHVHFLGRLPTLLRERARLMREDREPDLTGMYTRNIAFDRFILKHDRFSDLPDEAFVKRA; via the coding sequence ATGCGCGATACGGCGATCGTCATCCTCAACTGGAACGGCCTCACCTGGCTGCAACGCTTCCTGCCCGGCGTGGTGCGGGCCGCCGAGGGTGCCGAAGTGGTGGTGGCCGATAATGGCAGCTCCGACGGTTCGTTGGACTGGCTGCGCTCGTCCATGCCTGCCGTACGCACCATCGGTCTGGAGCGGAACCTCGGCTTCGCCGGTGGCTACAATGCCGCTCTCGAGCAGGTGCGGGCGTCCTACTTCGTACTGCTCAATTCGGACGTGGAGGTCCTGCCGGGCTGGCTGTCCGGTATGCGGGCCATGCTGGATGCCGACCCGCGCATGGCGGCCTGCCAGCCCAAGGTCCTGGCCCATGCCCATCCGGAGCGGTTCGAGCATGCTGGCGCTGCCGGCGGATACATCGACCGCAACGGCTATCCCTTCTGTCGTGGCCGGATCTTCGAGATCACCGAACCGGACCACGGCCAGTATAACGATGATCGGGAGGTTTTCTGGGCCACCGGAACCTGCCTGATGGTGCGCGCTCAGGCCTTCCGCGAGGCCGGCGGCTTCGATGCCTCCCTGTTCGCGCACATGGAGGAGATCGATCTGTGCTGGCGTCTGCGGCGGCGTGGTTGGCGCATCGGCTATACGGCTCGCGCCAGCGTGCTGCACGTTGGCGGTGGTGCGCTCGGGTACGGCAGCCCGCGAAAGACCTACCTCAACTTCCGCAACAGCCTCATCGTGCTCACCAAGAACCTGCACACCGGCTGGCTGCCGGGCCGCTTGCTTCGCCGCTTCCTGCTGGACGGTGCGGCCGGTTGGAAATTCCTGCTCGAGGGGCACGGTGCCCATAGCTGGCAGGTGGCCCGCGCCCACGTCCACTTCCTCGGTCGCCTTCCCACGCTGCTGCGCGAGCGCGCAAGGCTCATGCGGGAAGATCGGGAGCCCGACCTCACCGGCATGTACACGCGCAACATCGCGTTCGACCGGTTCATCCTCAAGCACGACCGCTTCAGCGACCTGCCCGACGAGGCCTTCGTGAAACGCGCCTAG
- a CDS encoding GWxTD domain-containing protein has protein sequence MSRSILPLVLLPLALPIGAQSLPEFLVEVRRFEVPEQGPFVDLSVAVLGASVHHEDSTAGLSQARLELVALIEKASAIVDHRKVELTGPPRTSEVPPDLLYTSAFALPPGDYTLEVQVRDLQGPDSVRTERRPLMVPAMPDGPTFSDVLLISGTGEEGSSGHAHAGRTFIPFVGAYYPSAVERLDLYAELYGMDARLGRDSLYLLSYQIEGQGTGTPVGAFRAAARVKAREVEPVLGGFDIRSLPSGNYVLALEARDRSGQLLARTERFLQRNNPISYRMDDLSTVAMGGTFADRITEPDSLAEFIHCLRPIADDLERKMIDDRWKDREMDLMRRFLYSFWFNRNGLDPEGAWKAYRAEVVRVNRIYGSRIKRGYETDRGYVHLKYGAPNTIVDRPSDMGVYPYQIWHYYRAGRYTDRRFVFYLPDMVTNDYELLHSEVPGEIQNPRWNQVLHSRDTPMNNVQPGSVNSLSGERSDEFFLNPR, from the coding sequence ATGTCACGCTCCATCCTTCCGCTGGTCCTGCTGCCCCTCGCCCTTCCCATCGGAGCCCAATCGCTGCCCGAGTTTCTCGTGGAGGTCAGACGCTTCGAAGTGCCGGAGCAGGGGCCTTTCGTGGACCTCAGCGTGGCCGTGCTCGGGGCTTCGGTCCATCACGAGGACTCCACCGCCGGTCTATCCCAGGCCCGGTTGGAGCTGGTGGCCCTGATCGAGAAGGCCAGCGCCATCGTTGATCATCGGAAAGTGGAGCTCACGGGCCCGCCGCGCACCTCCGAGGTCCCACCCGATCTGCTGTATACCTCGGCCTTCGCCCTTCCGCCCGGCGACTACACACTGGAGGTCCAGGTGCGCGACCTGCAGGGTCCGGACTCGGTACGGACGGAACGCCGCCCGCTGATGGTGCCGGCCATGCCCGATGGACCGACCTTCTCGGATGTGCTGCTGATCTCCGGTACCGGAGAGGAGGGCTCCTCCGGGCACGCCCACGCAGGCCGCACCTTCATCCCCTTCGTGGGGGCCTATTACCCCAGCGCGGTGGAACGCCTGGACCTGTACGCCGAGCTATACGGCATGGATGCCCGCCTTGGTCGGGACAGCCTTTATCTCCTGAGCTACCAGATCGAGGGCCAGGGAACGGGAACCCCGGTCGGTGCGTTCCGGGCGGCGGCACGGGTGAAGGCGCGCGAGGTGGAACCCGTTCTCGGAGGCTTCGACATCCGTTCGCTGCCCAGCGGCAATTACGTGCTGGCCTTGGAGGCGCGCGACCGCTCCGGGCAGCTTCTGGCCCGCACCGAACGGTTCCTCCAGCGCAACAACCCGATCTCCTATCGCATGGACGACCTGTCCACCGTGGCCATGGGCGGCACCTTCGCCGATCGGATCACCGAGCCCGACAGCCTTGCCGAGTTCATCCATTGCCTGCGCCCCATCGCGGACGACCTGGAGCGCAAGATGATCGACGACCGCTGGAAGGACCGCGAGATGGACCTCATGCGCCGCTTCCTCTACAGCTTCTGGTTCAACCGCAACGGGCTGGACCCGGAAGGAGCGTGGAAAGCCTACCGGGCGGAGGTGGTCCGCGTGAACCGGATCTACGGTTCGCGCATCAAGCGGGGCTATGAGACCGACCGCGGCTACGTGCACCTGAAGTACGGGGCACCCAACACCATCGTCGACCGCCCCAGCGACATGGGCGTGTATCCGTATCAGATCTGGCATTACTACCGCGCAGGCCGTTACACCGACCGTCGCTTCGTGTTCTACCTGCCGGACATGGTGACGAACGATTACGAGCTTCTGCACTCGGAGGTCCCGGGCGAGATCCAGAACCCACGCTGGAACCAGGTGCTGCACTCACGCGACACGCCGATGAACAACGTGCAGCCCGGCTCGGTGAACTCCCTGAGCGGTGAACGTTCGGACGAGTTCTTCCTGAACCCGCGCTGA
- a CDS encoding MBL fold metallo-hydrolase: protein MRFTFLGTGTSQGVPVIGCRCAVCTSTDPRDHRLRTAGWIQVGGRSILIDAGPDLRQQSLRAGIDHVDAVLLTHEHMDHISGMDELRSFNHRQRTVMPVHASEATLTAVRRIYAYAFEAVRYPGVPELELHPISAGPFNAAGTGLEAVDVLHLGMPVLGFRIGGLTYITDAKELPPSTKERVRGSEVLVLNALRHEPHAAHLNLKEALDLARGLGARRTFFTHISHLLGLHADVQRTLPEGVELAHDGLSVELPDPS from the coding sequence ATGCGCTTCACCTTCCTTGGAACGGGCACCAGCCAGGGCGTGCCGGTGATCGGCTGCCGATGCGCGGTGTGCACCAGCACGGATCCACGGGACCACCGGCTGCGGACCGCGGGCTGGATCCAGGTGGGCGGGCGGTCCATCCTCATCGATGCCGGGCCCGACCTGCGACAGCAGAGCCTCCGCGCCGGGATCGATCATGTGGATGCCGTGCTGCTGACCCACGAGCACATGGACCACATCAGCGGCATGGACGAACTGCGCAGCTTCAATCACCGCCAGCGCACCGTGATGCCGGTGCATGCCTCCGAGGCCACCCTGACCGCGGTGCGTCGGATCTACGCCTATGCCTTCGAGGCCGTCCGCTACCCGGGAGTGCCCGAACTGGAACTGCACCCCATCTCGGCCGGTCCCTTCAACGCCGCGGGTACCGGGTTGGAGGCCGTGGACGTGCTGCACCTGGGCATGCCGGTGCTGGGCTTCCGGATCGGTGGCCTCACGTACATCACCGACGCGAAAGAGCTGCCACCATCGACCAAGGAGCGCGTGCGTGGTTCCGAGGTGCTGGTGTTGAACGCGCTGCGCCACGAGCCGCACGCGGCGCACCTCAACCTGAAGGAGGCCCTGGACCTGGCCCGCGGATTGGGCGCGCGGCGCACCTTCTTCACCCACATCAGCCATTTGCTCGGCCTTCATGCCGACGTGCAGCGCACCCTCCCGGAAGGGGTGGAACTGGCCCACGATGGCCTCTCCGTGGAGCTGCCCGACCCCTCCTGA
- a CDS encoding T9SS type A sorting domain-containing protein: protein MRTVRCTLCVEAFPGLQANTVNGNEGQAFRDVLLDVLQADDTDGDITNGTPNAGAIVEAFALHGITLLSNATLVHSNPETAPEAQGIELDAQLILDLNFLPFLSQVKLFYRVNNGAVWNTLPMVDFGSNDYHVTIPPQSAGTVVAYYMGVEDSFQQLSAVVPIGAAEPDPNVPYYIMVDFGLVATDDADNNTQLGNWDIGLPTDNATTGEWEFNMPVGSYATPGDLSTVVQPGYQHTPGGEICYVTGNASTELAQLGENDVDGGTTTLRSAALDMSNMQEPAMSYWRWYVNDPPSGANPGADWWQVWLSNDGNNWVPVENTRTSDRSWRRVAFRVGDLVSPSSTVYIKYNASDSIRPGQNLDGGSLVEAAVDDIQLWDLADGIGIEETATVELLVFPKPAQDQLQVRGAMGDARSADLVVLDAAGRVVMRQQVGGAALRDRIVLNVADLAPGSYVLQVITDRARGEERFQVVR from the coding sequence ATGAGAACCGTAAGGTGTACCCTTTGTGTGGAGGCCTTCCCTGGTCTGCAGGCGAACACGGTGAACGGAAATGAAGGACAGGCATTCCGCGATGTGCTGCTGGATGTGCTGCAGGCGGACGACACCGACGGGGACATCACCAACGGTACACCGAACGCGGGAGCGATCGTGGAGGCGTTCGCCCTGCACGGGATCACCCTGCTGAGCAACGCGACGCTCGTACACAGCAACCCGGAGACGGCCCCGGAGGCCCAGGGGATCGAGCTTGACGCGCAGCTGATCCTCGACCTGAACTTCCTGCCCTTCCTCTCGCAAGTGAAGCTGTTCTACCGGGTGAACAACGGGGCGGTATGGAACACCCTGCCGATGGTGGACTTCGGCAGCAACGATTACCATGTGACCATTCCTCCGCAGTCGGCGGGGACGGTGGTGGCTTACTACATGGGGGTGGAGGACAGCTTCCAGCAACTGAGCGCGGTGGTGCCGATCGGTGCGGCCGAACCCGACCCGAACGTGCCGTACTACATCATGGTGGACTTCGGCCTTGTGGCCACGGACGACGCGGACAACAACACCCAGCTCGGGAACTGGGACATCGGGCTTCCCACGGACAACGCCACCACCGGCGAGTGGGAGTTCAACATGCCCGTGGGCAGCTATGCCACGCCGGGTGACCTAAGCACCGTGGTGCAGCCCGGATACCAGCACACGCCGGGCGGCGAGATCTGTTACGTGACGGGCAACGCCTCGACCGAGCTCGCCCAGCTGGGGGAGAACGATGTGGACGGCGGCACCACCACGCTGCGGAGCGCCGCGCTCGACATGTCGAACATGCAGGAGCCGGCCATGTCCTACTGGCGCTGGTACGTGAACGATCCCCCGAGCGGCGCCAACCCCGGCGCGGACTGGTGGCAGGTGTGGTTGAGCAACGATGGCAACAACTGGGTGCCCGTCGAGAACACGAGGACGAGCGATCGTAGCTGGCGCCGGGTGGCCTTCCGGGTGGGCGATCTCGTGAGCCCGAGTTCCACGGTGTACATCAAGTACAACGCTTCGGACAGCATCCGGCCCGGACAGAACCTGGACGGCGGCAGCCTGGTGGAGGCCGCGGTGGATGACATCCAGTTGTGGGACCTGGCCGATGGCATCGGCATCGAGGAGACGGCCACGGTGGAGCTGCTGGTCTTCCCGAAACCGGCACAGGACCAGTTGCAGGTGCGCGGGGCCATGGGCGATGCGCGCTCGGCGGACCTGGTCGTGCTGGACGCTGCGGGCCGTGTGGTCATGCGTCAGCAGGTGGGTGGCGCTGCGCTGCGCGATCGCATCGTGCTGAACGTTGCGGACCTGGCACCGGGCAGCTACGTGCTGCAGGTGATCACCGACCGGGCGCGGGGCGAGGAGCGCTTCCAGGTGGTCCGTTGA
- a CDS encoding N-formylglutamate amidohydrolase → MTAVLLTCEHGGHEVPTELRALFSGADEVLRSHRGWDPGARDLFTALRPLAHLALEGTTSRLVVELNRSLDSPALFSAFTRDLPHAQRSHLIDEHYTPFRTAAADAVATWRADRKSVLHLSMHTFTPELDGVQRPMDIGLLCDPARAWERALVDAWEQLLHIAAPDLVVRHNEPYLGTDDGHTTAIRASHPVGYAGIELEVNQRFASADGLRMDKHVTEAIVGSFQALLAHPVATP, encoded by the coding sequence ATGACCGCCGTGCTGCTCACCTGCGAGCACGGCGGCCATGAGGTGCCTACCGAGCTGCGGGCCCTGTTCTCAGGGGCCGACGAGGTCCTGCGCTCCCACCGCGGCTGGGACCCCGGCGCCCGGGACCTGTTCACGGCCTTGCGTCCGCTGGCGCACCTCGCGTTGGAAGGCACCACCTCCCGCCTGGTGGTGGAGCTGAACCGCTCGCTCGACAGCCCGGCCCTGTTCTCCGCGTTCACGCGCGATCTGCCGCACGCACAGCGCAGCCACCTCATCGACGAGCACTACACCCCCTTCCGCACGGCCGCCGCCGATGCCGTGGCCACCTGGCGTGCCGACCGAAAGAGTGTCCTGCACCTCAGCATGCACACCTTCACCCCGGAGCTGGACGGCGTGCAGCGTCCGATGGACATCGGCCTGCTGTGCGACCCTGCCCGCGCTTGGGAACGGGCGTTGGTCGACGCGTGGGAGCAGCTATTGCACATCGCGGCACCGGACCTCGTGGTCCGCCACAACGAGCCCTACCTCGGTACCGATGATGGCCATACCACCGCCATCCGGGCCTCCCACCCCGTGGGGTATGCCGGGATCGAGCTTGAGGTGAACCAGCGCTTCGCTTCGGCCGATGGCCTTCGCATGGACAAGCATGTCACCGAGGCGATCGTGGGCAGCTTCCAGGCCTTGCTCGCCCACCCCGTGGCCACCCCCTGA
- a CDS encoding glutamate--cysteine ligase — protein sequence MTPPKRNAFKLFEVTGIELEYMVVHRSTLRVMPIVDQLFKDVVGRITSDVERGDVEWSNELVSHVVELKTARPTRRIPAFRRKFASEVRAINAALAAHDAMLLPTATHPLMDPFTETVIWPHEYNEVYALYNRIFDCRGHGWSNLQSTHLNLPFATDEEFGKLHAAVRMVLPIIPALTASSPLLDGKPTGFLDSRMEAYLHHQERLPALMGSLIPEAVFTQEDYYREVFDPIGRALAPFDTEQVMDHHFANSRGAIARFDRGAIELRVIDIQECPGADLAIAELIVALCRAMTKGRWTSTYLQRAWGETDLLPIFLQTIKDAGKAVIANKDYLLMFGVMKEQRMTAQRLWEHIVQELRGELSEEARAVIDHLLAKGCLAQRILARTGRKPSADRIRQVYAELAACLQDDRLFA from the coding sequence ATGACCCCTCCCAAGCGGAACGCCTTCAAGCTCTTCGAGGTCACTGGCATCGAACTGGAGTACATGGTGGTGCACCGGAGCACCCTGCGCGTGATGCCCATCGTGGACCAGCTGTTCAAGGATGTCGTCGGCCGCATCACCAGCGACGTGGAGCGCGGCGACGTGGAATGGAGCAACGAGCTCGTGAGCCACGTGGTCGAACTGAAGACCGCCCGGCCCACCCGCCGCATCCCGGCCTTCCGACGGAAGTTCGCCAGTGAGGTGCGTGCCATCAACGCCGCCCTCGCCGCACACGACGCCATGCTGCTGCCCACGGCCACCCATCCGCTCATGGACCCCTTCACCGAAACGGTGATCTGGCCCCACGAGTACAACGAGGTGTACGCGCTGTACAACCGCATCTTCGACTGCCGCGGCCACGGCTGGAGCAACCTCCAGAGCACCCACCTCAACCTCCCCTTCGCCACCGATGAGGAGTTCGGCAAGTTGCACGCCGCCGTGCGCATGGTGCTTCCCATCATCCCCGCCCTCACCGCCAGCTCGCCCCTGCTCGATGGCAAGCCCACCGGCTTCCTCGACTCGCGCATGGAAGCCTACCTGCACCATCAGGAGCGCCTCCCCGCCCTCATGGGCTCCCTGATCCCCGAAGCGGTCTTCACCCAGGAGGACTACTACCGCGAAGTGTTCGACCCCATCGGCCGCGCCCTCGCCCCCTTCGACACCGAACAGGTGATGGACCACCACTTCGCCAACTCGCGCGGGGCCATCGCCCGGTTCGACCGCGGTGCCATCGAATTGCGCGTGATCGATATCCAGGAATGCCCGGGGGCCGATCTGGCCATCGCCGAACTGATCGTGGCCCTCTGCCGCGCCATGACCAAGGGCCGCTGGACCAGCACCTACCTGCAGCGCGCCTGGGGCGAGACCGACCTGCTGCCCATCTTCCTGCAGACCATCAAGGACGCCGGTAAAGCCGTCATCGCCAATAAGGACTACCTGCTGATGTTCGGCGTGATGAAAGAGCAGCGGATGACCGCCCAACGCCTGTGGGAGCACATCGTGCAGGAGCTGCGCGGCGAGCTGAGCGAGGAGGCGCGCGCCGTGATCGATCATCTGCTCGCCAAGGGCTGCCTGGCCCAGCGCATCCTCGCCCGCACCGGCCGCAAGCCGTCGGCGGACAGGATCCGGCAGGTCTACGCCGAGCTCGCCGCCTGCCTACAGGACGACCGGCTCTTCGCATGA
- a CDS encoding RimK family protein — protein sequence MRKIIVVREPREFHLGLSGVEVVSSKDYLTDPTYAALRNVRIFNLARSYSYQSRGYYVSLLAEARGHKVIPDAKSILDLRSPRLVKVLGRDLHGLIQQQLADKKKDQFDLSIYFGRNVNRRYDRLAHELYKVFRSPLLRARFQRTGGEWELRTIRPIPYNDIPEDHLPFLRRFASEYFAKKRYDRAREDHSSYDLAILVNPEDQASPSNKRAVVKFRQAAESLGFKVDILGPDDIDRVGEYDALFIRENTHVDHHTYRFARKAQKEGLAVMDAPDAILKCNNKVFLAEVMEAHDVPTPRTLIVHAENRQEVIARFGLPVVLKLPDSTFSRGVTKAHNPEELERKLDELLSESDLVIAQEFMPSDFDWRVGVLDGRPLYACKYFMARGHWQIYNWSSGTKKDQTGDFATLPVDQAPKAIVDAAVKAVLAVVGDQGLFGVDVKERDGRPYVIEVNECPNIDHGVEDVVLGEALYEAIICSLKHRIERRIGIRPTAAPAAPAQRK from the coding sequence ATGAGGAAGATCATCGTGGTGCGCGAGCCGCGTGAGTTCCACCTCGGCCTTTCCGGTGTGGAGGTGGTGTCCAGCAAGGACTACCTCACCGACCCCACCTATGCCGCGCTGCGCAACGTGCGCATCTTCAACCTGGCCCGCAGCTACAGCTACCAGAGCCGCGGATACTACGTGAGCCTTCTGGCCGAGGCCCGCGGCCACAAGGTGATCCCCGACGCGAAGAGCATCCTCGACCTTCGTTCGCCACGCCTGGTGAAGGTCCTGGGACGCGACCTGCACGGCCTCATCCAGCAGCAGCTGGCGGACAAGAAGAAGGACCAGTTCGACCTCAGCATCTACTTCGGCCGCAACGTCAACCGCAGGTACGATCGCCTTGCGCACGAGCTCTACAAGGTGTTCCGATCGCCATTGCTGCGCGCACGTTTCCAGCGCACCGGCGGGGAATGGGAGCTGCGCACCATCCGCCCCATCCCGTACAACGACATCCCCGAGGACCACCTGCCGTTCCTTCGGCGCTTCGCCAGCGAGTACTTCGCCAAGAAACGCTACGACCGCGCCCGCGAGGACCACAGCAGCTACGACCTGGCCATCCTGGTGAACCCCGAGGACCAGGCCTCACCCAGCAACAAGCGCGCGGTGGTGAAATTCCGCCAGGCCGCGGAGAGCCTCGGCTTCAAGGTGGATATCCTCGGCCCCGACGACATCGATCGCGTGGGTGAGTACGACGCGCTGTTCATCCGAGAGAACACCCATGTGGACCACCACACCTACCGCTTCGCCCGGAAGGCTCAGAAGGAAGGCCTCGCCGTGATGGACGCCCCGGACGCCATCCTCAAGTGCAACAACAAGGTCTTCCTCGCCGAGGTGATGGAGGCGCACGATGTGCCCACGCCGCGGACCCTGATCGTGCACGCCGAGAACCGCCAGGAGGTGATCGCACGCTTCGGCCTGCCGGTGGTCCTGAAGCTCCCCGACAGCACCTTCAGCCGGGGGGTCACGAAGGCGCACAACCCCGAGGAGCTGGAACGGAAACTCGACGAGCTGCTGAGCGAGAGCGATCTGGTGATCGCCCAGGAGTTCATGCCCAGCGACTTCGACTGGCGCGTGGGCGTGCTCGATGGCCGGCCGCTGTACGCCTGCAAGTACTTCATGGCCCGCGGCCATTGGCAGATCTACAACTGGAGCAGCGGCACCAAGAAGGACCAGACGGGCGACTTCGCCACCCTGCCGGTCGACCAGGCGCCCAAGGCCATCGTGGATGCGGCCGTGAAGGCCGTGCTGGCCGTGGTGGGCGATCAGGGCCTCTTCGGCGTCGATGTGAAGGAGCGCGACGGGCGCCCCTATGTGATCGAGGTGAACGAGTGCCCCAACATCGATCATGGCGTGGAGGATGTCGTTCTGGGCGAAGCCCTGTACGAGGCCATCATCTGCTCCCTGAAACACCGCATCGAACGCAGGATCGGCATCCGACCGACCGCCGCACCGGCCGCGCCGGCACAACGCAAATGA